A genome region from Trueperaceae bacterium includes the following:
- a CDS encoding glycosyltransferase: MTRPSFTVVIPTHRRPALLRQALASVAAQTLPPEQVVVVDDVGDEETRAVVMDFPGCEYAVGDRGRGGAGARNAGAALARGEWLAFLDDDDLWLPHKLEAVAAVIAAGPPDLGLVYSAAEQFDGATGATLSRSRPTARGRVLDEALYRNVVGGMSVAVIRRDVFEAAGGFDEAFPSLQDMELYVRLAERCAFDFVDDVLVRFRVASHGRITFDARKKLEGAKLFAAKYRRLIAASPRQRHRAAARVFLFALSAGAHGEALRSLPWTAAGLLVDPANVGYVVRGVASRARTAVAGRAPRPAASP; the protein is encoded by the coding sequence ATGACCCGACCCTCGTTCACGGTAGTGATACCCACCCACAGGCGCCCGGCGCTCCTGCGCCAGGCGCTGGCGAGCGTCGCGGCCCAGACGCTGCCGCCCGAGCAGGTCGTCGTCGTCGACGACGTGGGCGACGAGGAGACCCGCGCGGTCGTCATGGACTTCCCCGGCTGCGAGTACGCCGTCGGCGACAGGGGGCGCGGCGGCGCGGGCGCCCGCAACGCCGGCGCCGCGCTCGCCCGCGGCGAGTGGCTGGCGTTCCTCGACGACGACGACCTGTGGCTGCCGCACAAGCTCGAGGCGGTCGCCGCGGTCATCGCGGCCGGGCCGCCCGACCTCGGCCTCGTCTACAGCGCCGCCGAGCAGTTCGACGGCGCCACGGGCGCTACGCTGTCGCGCTCGCGCCCGACGGCGCGCGGACGCGTCCTCGACGAGGCCCTCTACCGCAACGTCGTGGGCGGGATGTCCGTGGCCGTGATCAGGCGGGACGTCTTCGAGGCCGCCGGCGGCTTCGACGAGGCCTTCCCCTCCCTGCAGGACATGGAGCTCTACGTCCGGCTGGCGGAGCGCTGCGCCTTCGACTTCGTCGACGACGTCCTCGTCCGCTTCCGCGTCGCGTCCCACGGGCGCATCACCTTCGACGCGCGCAAGAAGCTGGAGGGCGCCAAGCTGTTCGCGGCCAAGTACCGCCGCCTCATCGCGGCCAGCCCGCGGCAGCGCCACAGGGCGGCGGCGCGCGTCTTCCTCTTCGCCCTCTCGGCCGGCGCCCACGGCGAGGCGCTGAGGAGCCTCCCCTGGACCGCGGCCGGCCTCCTCGTGGACCCGGCCAACGTCGGCTACGTGGTGCGGGGCGTCGCCAGCCGCGCGAGGACGGCCGTCGCCGGGCGCGCGCCGAGGCCCGCCGCCAGCCCATGA
- a CDS encoding nucleotide sugar dehydrogenase, which produces MEPVTIPRRVRATARTTPVKERVAVLGQGYVGLPVTLAFAREFPGTVGFDVDRAKVARLSAGLDTTGETSPQELASTRVRFTADETDLRGATFFVVAVPTPITPDRRPDLSHLRAASETVGRALAPGAVVVYESTVYPGVTEEVCGPILERASGLRRGVDFKLGYSPERINPGDGEHTLDKVVKVVAAEDEAALERVAAAYERIVPAGVYRAKSIKVAEAAKVIENTQRDLNIALMNELAMIFDRLGIDTHDVLEAAGTKWNFLPFRPGLVGGHCIGVDPYYLTAKAEEVGYAPRVILAGRRINDGMGAFVAQKLVRLLAAGDKPLKQNRVGVLGLTFKENVPDLRNSRVPDIVAELASYGIRALVHDPLASAEDARCVYGIELQPLSALADLDALVLAVPHRELVAEAARPARFLRPGGALIDVKGALRGADLGDVLYWSL; this is translated from the coding sequence GTGGAGCCAGTCACCATCCCACGCCGCGTCAGAGCGACGGCCAGGACGACGCCCGTCAAGGAGCGTGTCGCCGTGCTGGGCCAGGGCTACGTCGGCCTGCCCGTGACCCTCGCCTTCGCCCGCGAGTTCCCCGGCACCGTGGGCTTCGACGTCGACCGCGCCAAGGTCGCCAGGCTCTCCGCCGGCCTCGACACGACCGGGGAGACCTCGCCGCAGGAGCTGGCGTCGACGCGCGTGCGCTTCACCGCCGACGAGACCGACCTGCGCGGCGCCACGTTCTTCGTCGTGGCCGTCCCCACGCCGATAACCCCCGACAGGCGGCCCGACCTCTCGCACCTGCGCGCCGCCTCCGAGACCGTGGGGCGCGCCCTCGCGCCGGGCGCCGTCGTCGTCTACGAGTCCACCGTCTACCCCGGCGTGACCGAGGAGGTGTGCGGCCCGATCCTGGAGCGCGCCTCGGGCCTGCGCCGCGGGGTCGACTTCAAGCTCGGCTACTCGCCGGAGCGCATCAACCCCGGCGACGGCGAGCACACCCTGGACAAGGTCGTGAAGGTCGTGGCGGCCGAGGACGAGGCGGCCCTCGAGCGCGTCGCCGCGGCCTACGAGCGCATCGTCCCGGCCGGCGTCTACAGGGCGAAGAGCATCAAGGTCGCCGAGGCGGCCAAGGTCATCGAGAACACCCAGCGCGACCTCAACATCGCGCTGATGAACGAGCTGGCCATGATCTTCGACAGGCTGGGCATCGACACCCACGACGTCCTGGAGGCCGCCGGCACCAAGTGGAACTTCCTGCCGTTCCGGCCCGGCCTGGTGGGCGGACACTGCATCGGCGTCGACCCCTACTACCTCACGGCCAAGGCCGAGGAGGTGGGCTACGCCCCGCGCGTGATCCTCGCGGGACGGCGCATCAACGACGGCATGGGCGCCTTCGTGGCGCAGAAGCTGGTGCGTCTGCTGGCCGCGGGCGACAAGCCCCTCAAGCAGAACCGCGTGGGCGTGCTGGGGCTGACGTTCAAGGAGAACGTGCCCGACCTGCGCAACAGCCGCGTGCCAGACATCGTCGCGGAGCTGGCGTCCTACGGGATCCGCGCGCTGGTCCACGACCCGCTGGCCAGCGCCGAGGACGCCAGGTGCGTCTACGGCATCGAGCTGCAGCCGCTGTCCGCGCTCGCCGACCTCGACGCCCTCGTGCTGGCCGTGCCCCACCGCGAGCTGGTGGCGGAGGCCGCCCGGCCGGCCCGCTTCCTGCGGCCGGGCGGAGCGCTCATCGACGTCAAGGGGGCCCTGCGCGGCGCCGACCTCGGCGACGTGCTGTACTGGAGCCTATGA
- a CDS encoding sugar-transfer associated ATP-grasp domain-containing protein — protein MRLRPLSGLRSLLAGTSSPATLPQRLRAWRAGFSGTTWLLFDLDNRSPADYVSDARAGAMAAIDGPVARAVLRNKLLFERVVGELVRVPRVLAVHERGVVTALRPGWEAKDALGLVDRVLASGQPVVIKPLDSSEGRGVHTLEPEAGRLLLDKREASREEAARAVAAGDGSLVTEMIRQGGFSGRVFPGSVNTLRVITMVDPDDGEPFVVSALHRFGTSRSAPTDNTSRGAIRCVVDVATGRLSAGGSAWLWDKGRLAVFPAHPDTGVQLEGAVLERWPEVVATLLGLVRRLPFLIYVGWDVAIVEDGIVVIEGNHSPNITQQVAGPYLADPRVRRVLQRHGVVP, from the coding sequence TTGAGGCTCAGACCGCTCTCCGGCCTTCGCTCGCTCCTCGCCGGCACCAGCTCGCCGGCCACGCTCCCGCAGAGGCTCAGGGCCTGGCGCGCCGGCTTCAGCGGCACGACCTGGCTGCTCTTCGACCTCGACAACCGCTCCCCCGCCGACTACGTCTCCGACGCGAGGGCCGGGGCCATGGCGGCCATCGACGGGCCCGTGGCCCGCGCCGTGCTGCGGAACAAGCTGCTCTTCGAGCGCGTCGTGGGCGAGCTGGTGAGGGTGCCGCGGGTGCTGGCCGTGCACGAGCGCGGCGTCGTCACCGCCCTCCGGCCCGGCTGGGAGGCGAAGGACGCCCTCGGCCTCGTGGACAGGGTGCTGGCGTCGGGGCAGCCCGTCGTGATCAAGCCCCTGGACAGCAGCGAGGGGCGCGGCGTGCACACCCTCGAGCCGGAGGCGGGCCGCCTGCTGCTCGACAAGCGCGAGGCGAGCCGCGAGGAGGCCGCCCGGGCCGTGGCGGCCGGCGACGGTTCCCTGGTCACGGAGATGATCAGGCAAGGGGGCTTCTCCGGGCGCGTGTTCCCCGGCTCCGTCAACACGCTGCGCGTGATCACGATGGTCGACCCGGACGACGGCGAGCCCTTCGTGGTCTCGGCGCTGCACCGCTTCGGGACGAGTCGCTCGGCCCCCACCGACAACACCTCCCGCGGCGCCATCCGCTGCGTCGTCGACGTCGCGACCGGCCGCCTGTCGGCGGGCGGCTCCGCCTGGCTCTGGGACAAGGGCAGGCTCGCCGTCTTCCCCGCCCACCCCGACACGGGCGTGCAGCTCGAGGGCGCGGTGCTGGAGCGCTGGCCCGAGGTCGTCGCGACCCTCCTCGGCCTGGTGCGGCGCCTGCCGTTCCTGATCTACGTGGGCTGGGACGTGGCGATCGTCGAGGACGGCATCGTGGTCATCGAGGGCAACCACTCGCCGAACATCACGCAGCAGGTGGCCGGCCCCTACCTCGCCGACCCGCGCGTGAGGCGCGTGCTGCAGCGCCACGGCGTCGTCCCCTGA
- a CDS encoding O-antigen ligase family protein, whose translation MTTEARAALQGPYAASSRAELTTRLLGGTVAVYVAWTMVLGNVPGLSRVPHAAILVAFALLLAKSTQTPLRLRLDAALPLGAVFVAYACASVLWSFEQNAALVSAVGLAFDFFGAVVVWAALQNGVTLRLVALSSAAAAAVQGGIALYQYATLGVERAVGLTGNANSLAIQLSLAAFLLLLTLPRDRWAGLLAAALVIVATLTTGTRKLVFVWFAYFLVLARDLVPAFRRPSIGTAFALLVAPLAVWASLTYGGTITGPLEDVAFVQRLELTLEGRETAKRSALIEDGLEVFERAPVFGHGIDQYRYVGSFTTYTHNNYVELLSNLGVLGLVLYYALFVLLGYRSVAGVVAGRRSSWVVLAILVLYLLMDVARVSYSGRITWLYLLVLALVTSGHVEERRGADAA comes from the coding sequence ATGACGACGGAGGCTCGCGCCGCCCTCCAGGGCCCCTACGCCGCGTCGTCGCGGGCGGAGCTCACGACGCGGCTCCTGGGCGGCACGGTGGCCGTCTACGTCGCCTGGACGATGGTCCTCGGCAACGTGCCGGGCCTGTCGCGCGTGCCGCACGCGGCGATACTCGTGGCCTTCGCCCTGCTGCTGGCGAAGAGCACGCAGACGCCGCTGCGCCTGCGCCTCGACGCGGCGCTGCCCCTCGGCGCCGTCTTCGTGGCCTACGCCTGCGCCAGCGTGCTGTGGTCCTTCGAGCAGAACGCCGCGCTCGTCTCCGCCGTGGGCCTGGCGTTCGACTTCTTCGGCGCCGTGGTCGTGTGGGCGGCCCTGCAGAACGGCGTGACCCTGCGCCTCGTCGCGCTGTCCTCGGCCGCGGCGGCCGCGGTGCAGGGGGGCATCGCGCTCTACCAGTACGCGACGCTGGGCGTGGAGCGGGCAGTGGGCCTCACCGGGAACGCCAACTCCCTGGCGATCCAGCTCTCGCTGGCCGCCTTCCTGCTGCTCCTGACCCTGCCGCGCGACCGCTGGGCCGGTCTCCTGGCCGCCGCGCTGGTGATCGTGGCCACGCTCACGACGGGCACGCGCAAGCTGGTGTTCGTCTGGTTCGCCTACTTCCTGGTGTTGGCGCGCGACCTCGTGCCGGCGTTCCGGCGGCCCTCGATAGGCACCGCCTTCGCCCTGCTCGTGGCCCCGCTGGCGGTCTGGGCGTCGCTGACCTACGGCGGCACGATCACGGGGCCCCTCGAGGACGTCGCCTTCGTCCAGCGCCTCGAGCTGACGCTCGAGGGCAGGGAGACGGCCAAGCGCAGCGCCCTCATCGAGGACGGCCTCGAGGTCTTCGAGCGCGCGCCCGTCTTCGGGCACGGCATCGACCAGTACCGCTACGTCGGCTCGTTCACGACCTACACGCACAACAACTACGTCGAGCTGCTGTCGAACCTGGGCGTGCTCGGCCTCGTCCTCTACTACGCGCTCTTCGTCCTGCTCGGCTACCGGTCCGTGGCCGGCGTGGTGGCGGGCCGGCGCTCGTCCTGGGTGGTGCTGGCGATCCTCGTCCTCTACCTGCTCATGGACGTGGCGCGCGTCTCCTACTCGGGCCGCATCACCTGGCTCTACCTGCTCGTCCTCGCGCTCGTCACCTCCGGCCACGTCGAGGAGCGCCGGGGCGCCGATGCCGCCTGA
- a CDS encoding AMP-binding protein has translation MRPRRAAAALRPLRAALWRGRLAASGALARLAEAEAWLAASPEDVEREQRSRLAALLRHAWAKVPYYREALADAGVVVAGPGGAPEVRLERFTALPPLSKRDLRERFADLTSADSVERGAYATATGGSTGEPVRFLHDRGMQAWKVANKALFDSWTGFRPGEPFALLWGAVGDLADAGLRARVGMWLRDELRLEAYQLTPALMDDYVARLNAFRPRLLLAYAQSAYQLARHAEERGLALEPIPAVMTSATNLEPEMRSTIERVFGARVYDRYGSREVGDVACENGDGRGLVVNPLTHVVEAVDEAGRPVPPGQQGELLVTALANLSMPLIRYRIGDAGALGEAGAGGVPWPRLAAIGGRVTDVFHTRDGRQVYGGYFTRQFYSRDWVSQFQVVQEDYDRLRVRLVPRPGTDAALVEVEKRALADSFRRAMGEGCAVEFEVVDDIPVGPTGKRRYTVSRVGPPA, from the coding sequence ATGAGGCCGCGCCGCGCGGCCGCGGCCCTCAGGCCGCTGCGCGCCGCCCTGTGGCGCGGGCGCCTGGCGGCCTCGGGAGCCCTGGCGCGCCTGGCCGAGGCCGAGGCCTGGCTGGCGGCGTCGCCGGAGGACGTCGAGCGCGAGCAGCGCTCCCGCCTCGCGGCGCTCCTGAGGCACGCCTGGGCCAAGGTGCCGTACTACCGCGAGGCGCTGGCTGACGCAGGGGTCGTGGTCGCGGGGCCGGGCGGAGCCCCTGAGGTGCGCCTCGAGCGCTTCACGGCGCTGCCGCCGCTCTCGAAGCGGGACCTGCGCGAGCGCTTCGCCGACCTGACCTCGGCGGACAGCGTCGAGCGCGGCGCCTACGCGACAGCCACCGGCGGCTCGACGGGCGAGCCGGTGCGCTTCCTCCACGACCGCGGTATGCAGGCCTGGAAGGTCGCGAACAAGGCCCTGTTCGACTCGTGGACGGGCTTCAGGCCCGGCGAGCCGTTCGCGCTGCTGTGGGGGGCCGTGGGCGACCTCGCCGACGCCGGCCTGCGGGCCCGCGTCGGCATGTGGCTGCGCGACGAGCTGAGGCTCGAGGCCTACCAGCTCACGCCCGCGCTCATGGACGACTACGTGGCGCGGCTCAACGCCTTCCGCCCGCGCCTGCTCCTCGCCTACGCGCAGAGCGCCTACCAGCTCGCGCGCCACGCGGAGGAGCGCGGCCTCGCCCTGGAGCCCATCCCCGCCGTCATGACGTCGGCGACGAACCTCGAGCCGGAGATGCGGTCTACGATCGAGCGCGTGTTCGGCGCCCGCGTCTACGACCGCTACGGCTCCCGCGAGGTCGGCGACGTCGCCTGCGAGAACGGCGACGGACGCGGGCTCGTCGTCAACCCCCTGACGCACGTCGTGGAGGCGGTGGACGAGGCGGGCAGGCCGGTGCCGCCCGGTCAGCAGGGGGAGCTGCTCGTGACGGCGCTGGCGAACCTGTCGATGCCGCTGATCCGCTACCGCATCGGCGACGCCGGGGCCCTGGGCGAGGCCGGCGCCGGCGGCGTCCCGTGGCCGCGCCTGGCCGCGATCGGCGGGCGCGTGACCGACGTCTTCCACACCCGAGACGGGCGCCAGGTCTACGGCGGCTACTTCACGCGCCAGTTCTACTCCCGCGACTGGGTGTCCCAGTTCCAGGTCGTCCAGGAGGACTACGACAGGCTGCGCGTGCGGCTGGTCCCGCGGCCGGGCACCGACGCGGCGCTGGTCGAGGTCGAGAAGCGCGCGCTCGCCGACTCGTTCCGCCGGGCCATGGGAGAGGGCTGCGCCGTCGAGTTCGAGGTCGTCGACGACATCCCGGTCGGCCCGACGGGCAAGCGGCGCTACACGGTGTCACGGGTGGGTCCCCCGGCATGA
- a CDS encoding glycosyltransferase — protein MPPEGAGVAMPPDDGRGALAPGTGLGVGGPPAPEGPRRTRLTVFLADLGGGGAERMTVAVANGMAARGMAVDLVLASASGPYLAEVASAVSVVDLGAGSVSRAVLPLARYLRRASPDVMLTTLAHTSLVAVLARALSLTRVPTVVREANTPRRSYPGWVDARSRLSHRLAPLTYRAADGVIAVSDGVKDALVEVLGVPEAKVTTLYNPVVSPQLGALAAEDPCHPWFAPGEPPVVLGVGSLTPRKDFATLLRSFARLRRRDARLVVLGEGPERPALEALAAELGVAGRVDLPGFVGNPFAFMARAAVFVLSSTLEGLPGALVQALACGCPAVATDCPSGPREVLQGGALGPLVPVGDDAAMASAIEAVLADPPEREALRRAVARYDADAVLDATHAYLTAVASRGPRRRPRYPAPPAAAGRWG, from the coding sequence ATGCCGCCTGAGGGGGCCGGGGTCGCGATGCCGCCCGACGACGGCCGTGGCGCCCTGGCGCCCGGAACGGGCCTCGGCGTCGGAGGGCCGCCGGCTCCCGAGGGTCCGCGGCGTACGCGCCTGACCGTCTTCCTCGCCGACCTGGGCGGCGGCGGCGCCGAGCGGATGACCGTGGCCGTCGCGAACGGCATGGCGGCGCGCGGCATGGCCGTGGACCTCGTGCTCGCGAGCGCGAGCGGGCCCTACCTCGCCGAGGTCGCGAGCGCCGTCAGCGTCGTCGACCTCGGCGCCGGCTCCGTGAGCCGCGCGGTCCTGCCCCTGGCGCGCTACCTGCGACGGGCGTCACCGGACGTGATGCTCACGACGCTCGCGCACACGAGCCTCGTGGCCGTCCTCGCGCGCGCCCTCTCCCTGACGCGGGTCCCCACGGTGGTGAGGGAGGCGAACACGCCGCGCCGCAGCTACCCGGGCTGGGTCGACGCCAGGTCGCGCCTGTCGCACCGCCTGGCGCCTCTCACCTACCGCGCCGCCGACGGCGTCATCGCCGTGTCTGACGGCGTCAAGGACGCCCTGGTCGAGGTCCTCGGCGTGCCCGAGGCGAAGGTCACGACGCTCTACAACCCCGTCGTCTCCCCCCAGCTGGGCGCGCTGGCCGCCGAGGACCCCTGCCACCCGTGGTTCGCGCCCGGCGAGCCGCCCGTCGTGCTCGGCGTCGGCAGCCTCACGCCGCGCAAGGACTTCGCGACCCTCCTGCGCTCGTTCGCGCGCCTGCGGCGGCGCGACGCCAGGCTCGTGGTCCTGGGCGAGGGCCCCGAGCGCCCCGCGCTCGAGGCGCTGGCCGCCGAGCTGGGCGTGGCGGGACGGGTCGACCTCCCCGGCTTCGTGGGCAACCCGTTCGCCTTCATGGCGCGGGCCGCCGTCTTCGTGCTCTCCTCCACCCTCGAGGGCCTGCCCGGGGCCCTGGTGCAGGCGCTGGCCTGCGGCTGCCCCGCCGTCGCCACCGACTGCCCCAGCGGACCCCGCGAGGTGCTGCAGGGCGGCGCGCTGGGACCGCTCGTGCCCGTCGGCGACGACGCGGCCATGGCGTCGGCGATCGAGGCCGTGCTGGCGGACCCTCCCGAACGGGAGGCACTGCGCCGCGCGGTGGCGCGCTACGACGCCGACGCGGTCCTCGACGCCACCCACGCCTACCTCACGGCGGTGGCTAGTCGCGGTCCGCGGCGACGGCCTCGCTACCCAGCGCCGCCCGCAGCAGCAGGCCGCTGGGGATGA
- a CDS encoding CapA family protein, whose protein sequence is MITFLGDVFPARPVEVAVDLPGTLVLNLEAPLTDGQLAYPGKINLRGRVDAFAATFAGRGVVATLANNHCMDFQEAGLRDTFASLEDLGVPCCGAGTAADGWRNPAVVTVQGLKVAVLAYADPSCSPVYAEGDRPGAAPLSLERARAEIAAAREAGADRVVVSAHWGEEQVHLPTSRCVALARSFVDLGADVVVGHHAHCIQSYETYRGRPIMYGLGNCVFPAHASPSFYDAEGRPTRVQHTRPSARNRRSLALVWDPVTRAFEVRPLFFDGSRLLPGRFPHRRFRLRYRGAERHDADYLSAYRWGKVVHALESFAARPKVPRLAHLKNVSRLLRASLRP, encoded by the coding sequence ATGATCACGTTCCTGGGCGACGTCTTCCCGGCCCGTCCCGTCGAGGTCGCCGTCGACCTGCCGGGGACGCTGGTCCTCAACCTCGAGGCCCCGCTCACGGACGGCCAGCTCGCCTACCCCGGGAAGATCAACCTCAGGGGACGCGTCGACGCCTTCGCCGCGACCTTCGCGGGCCGCGGCGTCGTCGCCACCCTCGCGAACAACCACTGCATGGACTTCCAGGAGGCCGGGCTGCGCGACACGTTCGCGTCCCTCGAGGACCTCGGCGTGCCGTGCTGCGGGGCCGGCACGGCCGCGGACGGCTGGCGCAACCCGGCCGTCGTGACCGTGCAGGGCCTGAAGGTCGCCGTGCTCGCCTACGCCGACCCGAGCTGCTCGCCCGTCTACGCCGAGGGCGACCGCCCCGGCGCGGCGCCGCTCAGCCTGGAGCGCGCCCGCGCGGAGATCGCCGCCGCGCGCGAGGCCGGCGCCGACCGCGTGGTCGTGTCCGCGCACTGGGGCGAGGAGCAGGTCCACCTGCCCACGTCGCGCTGCGTGGCCCTGGCGCGGTCGTTCGTCGACCTCGGCGCCGACGTCGTGGTCGGGCACCACGCGCACTGCATCCAGTCGTACGAGACCTACCGCGGCCGGCCCATCATGTACGGGCTCGGCAACTGCGTCTTCCCCGCGCACGCCAGCCCCTCCTTCTACGACGCCGAGGGTCGCCCCACGCGGGTGCAGCACACGCGCCCCTCGGCGCGCAACCGCCGGTCGCTGGCGCTGGTCTGGGACCCCGTGACGCGCGCGTTCGAGGTCAGGCCGCTGTTCTTCGACGGCTCCCGGCTGCTGCCCGGCCGCTTCCCCCACCGGCGCTTCCGCCTGCGCTACCGCGGCGCCGAGCGGCACGACGCCGACTACCTCAGCGCCTACCGCTGGGGCAAGGTCGTGCACGCGCTCGAGAGCTTCGCCGCGCGGCCCAAGGTGCCGCGCCTCGCGCACCTGAAGAACGTCTCGCGGCTGCTGCGCGCCTCCCTCAGGCCATGA
- the murJ gene encoding murein biosynthesis integral membrane protein MurJ has translation MDASAEANGRVAAAERSSRRGALTLMGGTLASRVTGLVRNSLLAQFFPTAAVDAFVTAFKVPNLFRELLAEGALINSFVPVYKRLEPADARRLSGALLSLLALLNGALLLAAYLAAPLLARLLIADGGHVDVELTTRLIRVVFPFLPAISLSALAMGLLNAEERFAAPAWAPVALNLVTAALMAAFPGQAVTLALAHVLGAAAQLAVQVPALARAGLLPRPRLPWHPALTGVAVLMVPFAVTTSGRQVVNVVASNVVTGIDAGAQGAFYLADLFLSLCLGLFGTSPALAYYSRLSAHAARGDDASFASSLAEGARLIAFLAAPAGAALAVLAPQVVDVVYGWRSLLGQPLDAVLRAYTVQATSPLALAVFPLAAHALLVRTFYVRGRVGPPVAIALASLTLQGTLYYVLAGPFGVGGVAAAVAVAGWVQLLLTAGLVSRAEGFSLAAFAGHAARALAAAALAAAASYGAVLALPAPPTWAGSLLELVAGGLAFVAVYAGAAALLGLPELAAVRRLLRR, from the coding sequence GTGGACGCGTCGGCGGAGGCGAACGGGCGCGTCGCCGCTGCCGAGCGGTCGTCGCGTCGCGGCGCCCTGACGCTGATGGGCGGCACGCTGGCGAGCCGGGTCACCGGCCTGGTCCGCAACTCGCTCCTCGCCCAGTTCTTCCCCACCGCCGCGGTCGACGCGTTCGTCACCGCCTTCAAGGTGCCGAACCTCTTCCGCGAGCTGCTCGCCGAAGGGGCCCTCATCAACTCGTTCGTGCCGGTGTACAAGCGGCTCGAGCCCGCGGACGCCAGGCGGCTCTCCGGCGCCCTGCTCTCGCTCCTCGCCCTGCTCAACGGCGCGCTGCTCCTGGCGGCGTACCTCGCGGCGCCCCTGCTGGCCCGGCTGCTGATCGCCGACGGCGGCCACGTCGACGTCGAGCTGACGACGCGGCTGATCCGGGTCGTCTTCCCGTTCCTGCCGGCCATCTCGCTCTCGGCCCTGGCGATGGGCCTGCTCAACGCCGAGGAGCGGTTCGCCGCGCCGGCCTGGGCGCCGGTCGCGCTGAACCTCGTCACGGCCGCGCTCATGGCCGCGTTCCCGGGCCAGGCCGTGACGCTGGCGCTCGCCCACGTCCTGGGGGCCGCCGCGCAGCTGGCGGTCCAGGTGCCGGCGCTGGCGCGCGCCGGGCTGCTGCCCCGCCCGCGGCTGCCCTGGCACCCGGCGCTCACCGGCGTCGCCGTACTGATGGTCCCCTTCGCGGTGACGACGAGCGGCAGGCAGGTCGTCAACGTCGTGGCCTCGAACGTCGTCACCGGCATCGACGCCGGCGCCCAGGGCGCCTTCTACCTGGCCGACCTGTTCCTCAGCCTCTGCCTCGGCCTGTTCGGGACCTCGCCGGCCCTGGCCTACTACTCCCGGCTCTCCGCCCATGCCGCGCGGGGCGACGACGCGTCCTTCGCCTCGTCCCTGGCGGAGGGGGCGCGGCTGATCGCCTTCCTCGCCGCGCCGGCCGGCGCCGCGCTGGCGGTGCTTGCGCCGCAGGTCGTCGACGTCGTCTACGGCTGGCGCTCGCTGCTGGGCCAGCCGCTGGACGCCGTCCTGCGCGCCTACACGGTGCAGGCGACCTCTCCCCTCGCCCTGGCCGTGTTCCCCCTCGCCGCCCACGCGCTGCTGGTCCGCACGTTCTACGTGCGGGGGCGCGTGGGTCCGCCCGTGGCGATCGCGCTGGCGTCGCTGACCCTCCAGGGCACCCTCTACTACGTCCTGGCCGGGCCGTTCGGGGTCGGCGGCGTGGCGGCCGCCGTGGCCGTGGCCGGCTGGGTGCAGCTGCTGCTCACGGCGGGGTTGGTGTCCCGCGCCGAGGGCTTCTCGCTGGCCGCGTTCGCGGGCCACGCCGCGCGCGCCCTGGCCGCCGCGGCGCTGGCGGCCGCCGCCTCGTACGGGGCGGTGCTGGCGCTGCCGGCGCCGCCCACCTGGGCCGGCAGCCTGCTGGAGCTCGTCGCCGGCGGGCTCGCCTTCGTCGCCGTCTACGCCGGCGCCGCGGCGCTGCTCGGCCTCCCCGAGCTGGCCGCCGTCAGGCGGTTGCTCAGGCGCTGA